AGCAGGGCCGCTATGCACCTAGCTACACACCCAGGTCAGGCTGGGAGGGAAACCTCCCTGATATAGACAAAAGAGGGAGGGTGTGCAAAGTGGGCTCTGACTTCTTCCCTCCACCTTCCAGTGCTCCGATGGACACAAACCTCCTGAGCAATATTCAGAAGCTGTTCTCTGAACGAATTGATGTGTTCAGTCCTGTGGAATTCAACAAGGTCTGAAGTATCTTTTCACCTAGATCCCAGGGGGAAGGATGGCTCCCATAACAGTCCAGGGAGCCCCAGGACCCCATCTGAGCTTAACTGTCACTCTGACCATCTAGTCTGTGTCTCTAGGGATTCTAGGTAGTCCAGAGCTTTAAAACCACCTTGTCACTCCAGCCTGGGTGCTGActtctgtttttcattaaatTCAGTAGCTGCCCCTTTAAGCAACTGCTGTCCTAATCGACAATTGCAATTCCACAGCTACCAGTAGAGGTTCAGTGAGGCCAAAGCCAAGCAGGAATTCTGTTCTCTCAGGCACTGGCTTTATTGCAGCCATTAAAAGGAACTTTATCTAGATTTCTATCCCTCTATAAAACTCAAGATTCATAGGTTGAGGTGAAATTCTGCTGGCTCAAAGAGGCTAAAAAGCAAGTAGCTAACTTTCTCTTCTAACTCTcgtctcccccccccaaaaaaaaacaaaacaaaacaaaaaacactgggCATCCTTTTGCTCAACTCTCACTTAAGAACCCTGTTGACACATGGTTCCTCCCCACCACTCCCGTCACCTAGttgctgactcagcctcctgaccccaggTTAACTTAATTTAATCAAGCAAATGTAACttacctttgcatcattaaacaaatattccacagcataaatgaatgtaacatttCTTAATACTCCACAACAGACTTCAAGTCCTCTTTGCTCTCACTCTTTTCTCTAAAATAGTCCTGAGTCTTCAGGGGTTCCCAATCACATATTGATCTCTGCCTCACAGTGGCCCAAGCTCAGGGATATCTTTCCTCTATTTCTACTTTGTAGTCAGTGGTGACTGCTGCCCCCATCTCCGATCTGACCACTTTGGCTTATCTGCCCTTGCCCCTCCTAGTGGCAACATTGGGTTATTCCCTCCTTACCTAGGCCCTGGAAATTTCTGTCTTACTTTGTATTTCCCTGGCCTCTGCTCAGAAGCTAGGTGTATGCTTTCCCCTCAAAGCCTGAAGTCACTGGTGTCGTTCCTTTGTGCCCATTTGCAGGTGTCGGTGTTGACTGGCATCATTAAGATTAGCCTGAAGACGCTCCTGGAGTGTGTGCGACTGCGTACCTTTGGGCGATTCGGGCTGCAGCAAGTGCAGGTGGACTGCCACTTCCTGCAGCTCTACTTGTGGCGCTTTGTGGCTGATGAGGAGCTAGTGCATCTGCTGCTAGACGAAGTGGTAGCCTCAGCTGCCCTTCGCTGTCCGGACCCGGTACCCATGGAACCCAGTGTTGTCGAGGTCATCTGTGAGCGCGGCTAGGCTCTACCAACGCCGTCACGGGGCAGCCCTATTGTCCTATCCTGTCCTCCCAGTGCGCTGTCTTCACCCCGCTGGCGGGAGTCTGGACCGGTCTAATAAACTTGTGtagcctcctcctccctcttgccTGAAGGGGCGGGACCTGGCAGGGGTGGAGTTTAATACCGAAGCTTCTGAGACGATAGCACGGTCCCACCTCCTAGCGCTGATTGGCTGCTGTGCTGGGCCCAGGATGGGCAGGGGGGCGCGTCCTTCTAAAGATTGCTAGACAAGGGCAGCAGCTGTCTCACTTCAGTGTTCAGACAGAAGCTTAGCCAGACCACCAGGATAGGGCAGGATGTGTTCCCTTGATCTTTTGTGAACCATCGCTCCCCGGCAAAGCAGAGATCATGACTCCTCGTGAGGTCTCCCAGGCCTCATTGGAATTCGGGGGGCCACTGGGTAAATGGGAAGGTTGGGGGTGGAGTGGAGGCTGAACTGATGCTACTTAACGGCAACAGGGTATGGTACGAGCTAGAAGGCTTTTGGGAatttggaggcagaaagatggagGGTGCGCAGGTGGCAGAATGTCTGCAGGAAAGGATGGACCGGTGCTGGCAGCTGTACAGCAAGGAGTCTGTGGAGTGGGAGACAGTTGGAAGAGCAGGAGGATAGTCTTGGGGAGGACTAAGATGGAAATCAAGGTAGGAGTATGGCGCAGGGAACCTGCTAAGCAGGCAGGTGACCTAAGGTGCCTGTGGACTTGGGAGAGCTCTGGGGAGCGGTCACGAGACACAGTGGCCCTCTCTCCAGGCGTCACGGCGATGCTGGTCctgctgcctgccaccatgttccaTCTGCTCCTGGTGGCCCGATCGGGCCCAGCGCGGCTCCTGGGCCCACCCACTTACCTGCCGGGGCTGGAGGAGCTGTGGAGTCCACAGGCTCTGCTGCTATTGTTCATCTGGCTCGCCCTGCAGGTGGCGCTCTATCTGCTGCCTGCGCGCAAGGTGTGAGCTCCGTTCTAACACCGGGTGGAGCGGACAGGGAAGGCAGAAGGCCTCCCCAACTCTTATAAGACGTTTCCTATATCCGTAGGTGGCCGAAGGGCTGGAACTAAAGGACAAGAGTCGCCTGCGCTACCCTATTAATGGTGCCTGGGTCCTCCCTCCTGGTTACACGGGTTGGGGTGGGATCTCGGGACTAGCTCTGTTGACACGACACGTTTCCCTATGGGAATCTCTCTGTGCTGCTACTCTGTTctagggggtgtgtgtgtgtgtgtgtgtgtgtgtgttgtgtgtgtgttgtgtgtgtgtgtgtgtgtgtttgtgtgtgtggatgtgtgtgtgttagttgtgtgtgtgtgtgtgtgtgtgtgtgtgtgtgtgtgtgtgtgttagttgtGGATGTATTCAATTCTAAAACTCACTCTGCTGTGGTTCAGGCTTCCAGGCTCTGGTCCTAACAGCCCTGTTGGTGGGGCTAGGGGTGTCAGCTGGGCTGCCCCTGGGGGCACTCCCTGAAATGCTCCTGCCCTTGGCCTTTGCGACCACTCTCACCAGCTTCATCTTCAGCCTCCTTCTCTATATGAAGGCTTTGGCAGCTCCTGTCTCAGCCCTGGCACCTGGAGGAAACTCAGGTGAGAAGGGTCCCAATGAGGTAGGGGTGAGGCATATGGGATGCCTAACTGTGCCTTCACTCTCTGTTATTCCCCCAGGAAATTGCATTTATGATTTCTTTCTGGGACGGGAGCTAAACCCTCGCCTTGGTTCCTTTGACTTCAAATATTTCTGTGAGCTGAGGCCTGGCCTCATCGGCTGGGTATGCTGGGCATGCTGGGTTTAACTATGTTGGTCTTGGGCCAGGAGAAGGACAGGGTGGGCTAGCATGGCTGGGTGGACAGCAATCATCATTCATTTGCCAATATGTTGTTTTGGCATGAAGTCATGGTTTTGCTTTAGTATTAAGATCAAGAGGGGTCTtaataacaaatctttaaaaaaaaaaaaaaaggtagagagcatttggctcacacacacacacacacacacacacacacacacacacacacacacaccctcaattCCAACCCTAGCACCACAAAACTAAATATATATGGCATACATAGCAATAAAGTGAAGATTTGGATGCAGTGCTCAAGTACAAAACTGACTTCAAAGACAATGACCAAGCTGCTTGAAGGGCAAGGCAGCTCTGTGCCTCCAGTGGATTGTTTGTCATTGGTGGCCCTAACAACACAGCAGCTGTTCTTGGGCTAAGATCACACAGACATGGACGGTGGTGAAGAGTTCCAAAGAGATTCAGGCAAGGCCCTGCTTTCATCTTGGAGATCTTACCCAGAGGCAGGAGTGCCAAGTAACCTCTATGAATCTgagtttgggtttggtttggatttgaaACAGGTCTCACTAGGATAGCCCTGGCTATCAATGTCTCCTCCACTTTCTTCACCTACTTAAGTAACTAGGATTAGTTATTGTAACCCCACCTGGCCTGGTCCCTCCAAGGATCTGGAGATTGGCCTGCCTACACACATACCAGACTCTAAGGTTATTTTCTCACTGAAGAAACAGGATGGGATGAAGTTTTCTTCTACAATTACTGtgagggctgggtgtggtggcacactccttcaattccagcacttaggaggcagaggcaggtagatttttaTGACTTTAGGTTAGCCTGGTTGTACACATTTTCAGTCCAATcaaggctacttagtgagacttttttttttttttaattagaggtACCCTTAATGAAAGTACTATGTCAGTATTACTGAAGAAGCTACCTAGTCCACTGGAACTACTAAAACAAGGGTACAAAGTACAGGTTCACGACAAGCTAATCCTCAGCTCTGCAagcattatatttttctttaaacagcaAGACAGGGCTCTTATCCCCATTTTCCACATGGCAGTGGGAAAGTGAGCTTCAGCAAGGATATATACTCTGCCCAAGTGGCAAAGCTCAGATTCAAAAGCAGGAGTTTTAAGTATAGGCAGCTTCGACCTAGATTCATTCAACATGTGAACTGACagttgagggaggggagaggttgACACTTTTCCACTCTGATGCTCCCACTCAGAGACAATGGCCCTGTCCCCACTTCCCTCAGGTTTTTATTAACCTGGCCCTGCTGATACAGGAGGCAGAGCTACGGGGGAGTCCTTCACTGGCCATGTGGCTGGTCAATGCCTTCCAGTTGCTGTATGTGGGTGATGCCCTCTGGTATGAGGTGAGGCTGGATTGGAAGGGGAGGTGAGAAAGGGATCCTGAAGATGTCATCTGGACTAAGCCAGTGTGTCTGGGTCCTGTCCCTGCAGGAGTCTGTCCTCACCACCATGGACATAATACATGATGGATTTGGTTTCATGCTGGCCTTTGGAGACCTAGCCTGGGTACCCTTCACCTACAGCTTGCAGGCCCAGTTCCTGCTATACCATCCACAGCCTCTGGGGTTGCCCATGGCCTTGCTCATCTGCCTTATTAAGGGTCAGTAGGAGGGCcttcatttcccctccctctttcatACTTCATTCACTGCCCATTAGGTAGATCCCAGGCTCTGATGCTCCTCTAAAGCTGGGAGCTGGCCCCCTGGGTGTCATAACAGAGCCTGGGATTTGGACAGGCTTGTTGTCAGGGCGAGGAAGAAGGCTTGGACTTCATCTCACTACCTGATCATACTTTCTCTCAGTTATTGGTTACTACATCTTCCGTGGTGCTAACTCCCAGAAAAACACATTCCGGAAGAATCCTTCTGACCCCAGTGTGGCTGGTGAGCTGGGTCTCCTGGAGACTATGGGTGAGATGAAGGGTCAGGCTTTGAGGCTCCCTGGTTCATTAGCTACCTTTCTCCAGGTCTTGAAACCATCCCTACTGCCACAGGACGGCAGCTGCTGGTATCTGGGTGGTGGGGTATGGTTCGTCACCCCAACTACTTGGGAGACCTCATCATGGCTCTGGCCTGGTCCTTGCCCTGTGGTGAGTAGGTCTGGGAAGGGAGGCTCAGTCTGGTGTGACTGGAGATGGACCCCGTGTATCACTGATGAACCCTGTCACCCTGTGTGTCATTAGCTGAGAAAGCCATTATACACCGGGTGCTGGTGTCTCATCATGCAACCCCTTCCCTACAGGGGTGTCTCACCTGCTGCCCTACTTCTACCTCCTTTACTTCACTGCATTGCTGGTACACCGGGAGGCCCGAGATGAGCAGCAGTGCCTTCGCAAGTATGGCCGTGCCTGGCAGGAATACTGCAAACGTGTGCCTTATCGAATCATACCCTATGTCTACTGAGGCAGAGCCATCTAACAAGCTCAGGCCTGAACACATGTGGGGTGAAGGGCCTGCACCCCATTCTACTTGGCAGGGATGACCAGCCTCAGAGTCTGACGCAAGAAGAGGGAACCACTGCTCCCATATGAAAATACTTTTCCCTGCTGGATAAATGTTTTcaatcttgtttttcttctattctggGGTCAGTGATTTGGGGGAGAGAGGTAGAGAACTAGCTGACTAGGGAAGCTGTACTAGGGAAGTGGTTTGTGTGTCCAGGGTAGCTTCGTGGAACAACTGGTTTCTCTCAGAAATGGGCACTTCAGGCCTGGGGGATGTAGTTGTTAtatagaatgcttgcttagcattcaaGAAGCCTTTGACCTTCAGCACTGCATAAATTAGCAAGGTGACTtaacacttgtaatcccagcactgtcaaggtagaggcaggctcggctcagaagttcaaggtcatcagctacacagtgacttcAAGGAAAGTCTAGGATAGGGTActgtctttgaagaaaataaaggtACTGCCAACATTTGGACAGACCAGTGACAGCTTTATTAATACCACACACCCAGCTCAGCCAGGGAGCTCCTCAATGAGAGTCCTTGGAGCAGGTGGTACCGGGCCTCCCCAAAGCCGCTCCAGCTCCCCAGTAAGGGTTGCCATCTCCTCGGCTGTGACAGCATGGGCTCGGTGGACCCTGGCACAGTCTAGAGCCAGTGGTGTGAGAGCAACCTCATTTTCGTTGGTCCAGGCTAGGAGGAACTGGCACTTCTTCCGAGCCCGGTAAAGGCGATTTCGTTCTTCGCTAACCACAGCCTGTTTCCGGGCTCGGCCCAGGGTTTGGGCCAGGTGCCCCAGTGCTGTCAGCGTGTAGCCTTTCTGGTTGATAGGACCCTCGCCCAGCAGAATACGAGCAACCTCTTGCATAGCACCCCGCGTACCCAAGGGCCCAGGTGGGTGTTCACCCGCTTCCAGCACGTGGGCTGCGGCCTGCAGGGCTTCCTCCGTAGAGTCAAAGACTTGCTGGGCGCCCAGGGCTCCAGAAACATCGAGCAGTGTGGCACAGAAATCAGAGAGTAGAGCGTCGTCGTCCCCTCCATGATACAGGGCGAGAGTGTGAGCGTAGGCGAACAGCACATTGGGCAGCTGGAATCGCACGAGTGGCGAGGGCGGGCAGCGGCTCAGGCTGGCCAGCGCTGGGATACGGGAGGGCACTGCGGGCGGCACGGCGGCATTTGAGTCTTCAGCAAGAGGCACCGCGGCGGCATCATCCACAGATTCGGGCGCGGTGCTCTCTGGGGCGGTCTCCGGCTCCGAAAGATCCCTGCCCGGGGCACGATCCAACTCCTCCATAAATCGCGGGCCACCCCCGCGGCCCCACCACCAGGGTCTCCACGGGGGCAGAAGGCGTCCAGCATCGCCACGGCTCAGCAGCCGCTCGAACGCCGCCTTCTCAGCCGGTGACAAGCTTTCCCAGAGTCCAGAAAGGCCGTTCGGCCGCGGGCCGGGCCTGAGGCCTATTTCCTCGGGCTCATCCTCGGTCTCCCGTTGTTCGCGTAGCCGGCGTAGTGCTCCCGCCAGACGGCTGGGAGAGGCACTCCGGCCGCGGAGCTCTCGCAGCACCTGGTCGCGGTAGAAGTCTTCGGCGCAGGAGCCATGCGCCCGGTAGCAGCGCAGCGAGCAGTAGGGCGCGTTGCAGCGCGGGCAGGTGTAGCGCGCCGGCAAAGCTTCCCCGCCTGGGCAGAAGCCGCAGAGCCCTACGGGCTCCATGGCAACTGGCGCCGCGTGTCGGGCACCACACAGCAGACGTAGCTCCGCCACTTCCGGTGCTTCTTCGGTTATTTCCGCCTTTGTGCGTGGGGCGACGTACCTTCTCGGTAACTTCCGTCTCTAGAGTAGCCTTTTGAGCATGCGCAGAACACGCCCAAGGTCTAACCAACACGGTGGCTCTCGAGAGTTAGAAGATTAATGTCGCTGATCCCAGCTTGTTCCCTGTGGTTTTACCAAATTGTGCAAAAATAAACTACCTTTTaagcaaaaccaaccaacaaaaaaaatccagaatcTTAGGGGTGTAgcgacacacgcctttaatttaATCCCCGCACCAGGTCCCCAGAGGCAGGGCGATTTCTGAGTTTCAGGtctacccagtgagttccagaatagtcagagctacagtaagaccctgtcttgaaaatacccccaaaataataaaaaccctacAAGAACCAAATCATAAACCAGGCATGACAAAGAATCTgaagagcaggttccaggacagcctccgaagccacagagaagccccgAAGATACTTAACATATCAATATAACAAACTGGGGCAGCCCAACCTCCAAGTTGGATTGAAATTCAATTCCTAGTATTTGTTTTGTGCCACCCATCCCCACCCAACCCCTGACTGCCACCAGAggtttgtgtagccttggctttcctagaactAGCGCTGTAAACCAGGCTAGGCTAGCCTCTTCCTCTCAGAactgggattaatggtatgtgccactatgcatGGATCGCAAACTACATAGTTTCATACTTTTCCTCTACAAAGAACCTGAGTTGGGAATTTGACCCTTAAGCACTGCTCAGGCCAAGTGTGGTAGTCTACACAGCATGTGGTAGTCTAGTAACATTTGGGAGGCTGGGAAAGGAATATTAAGAGTCCAAAACTAGCCTGGGCTTAATAAAAACCATTTGCCTCCAAATCCCTGGTACACTCCTGAATGCTGTCCTAACAAGAATGTGGGAATACCCACACCCACTATAGTAAAAAGCTAATGGCTAAACAATGAGTCTGAGACAGTCACTATTCAGAGTCTACAATGGGTTAGACACTGGTTGCAGCGCATTTTACAGTTTGACCAGTATCTCTCACAAAGCTTAAATGGAATGGAGTGTCCAACTATTCTTTGGCCTTACTCCTTGGTGCATTCCAAGATGCAATGGGATCTGGGTGTAGTGGAAGCCTGGTGCTAAGGGTGGAACCATTTAATCAGCTTCTCAGTCACAGTTGTGATCAAGTTCAGCCAGACAAGATCAGGATGCCAGTGCAATCAGACAATTCCAATGCCGAGGGACCCGATGCTCCTTgtgttttgaactttttttttttaagattttatttattatgtataaaacattctgcttccatgtatatctgcacaccaaaagagggcaccaaatctcataaggtttggttgtgagccaccatgtggttgctgggaattgaactcatgacctctggaagagcagtcagtgctcttaacctctgagccatctctccagcccgtgttTTGAACTTTTATTGATAGTACAGCTGGTCCCAAATTCAGTAAAAACCGATTCACCTTCTAACCAAGGCCTCCCCTCCCTTTAATCATTGCCTCTCCAAAACAGCCTAACACTGAACCTGTTTGGTTGGTTGAAATAGggtctctatgtagaccagggtggccttgaactcagatcaccTGCTACATCTACTcaggcctcccaagtgctaggcctaaaaggtgtgcaccacttctGCCCGCTGTGGTGAGATTCTCATTTATCACTCCCAATGGCCAAGAGACACTTTACTAGCCTAAAAGTTCTATTTCTTCTTAAGGCCTCACAAATGATGAAAGCAGTAACACATCTGGGCAAAGTGGCTTTATTAGAGTGCAAGAATCACAGAAGGACTTAGGAATTAGCATTAGGGCCCTTCTTCTTGCCAAAGGTTGGCACCACGTTAACAAAGCGACGGTTATACTGCATCCGCCGCTTGGCCCGacctgtcttcttcttttttttctcttgtttggcCACCTGGGAAAGGGAAGGACTGACTGGTAAGACCCTGGTTCACCTCTCCCATGCCTGGCATCCTTCCCACCAATTCCTCTCCAGGAAAGAGAATACAAACAGGAAAACCAAAGGTCTTTGATTTTGCTGCAATAGTGCAAATAACAATTCTGGCACTCACTCACCTTGGGAGTTTGACCTCTCAC
The DNA window shown above is from Cricetulus griseus strain 17A/GY chromosome 3, alternate assembly CriGri-PICRH-1.0, whole genome shotgun sequence and carries:
- the Tm7sf2 gene encoding delta(14)-sterol reductase TM7SF2 isoform X1, which encodes MVRARRLLGIWRQKDGGCAGGRMSAGKDGPVLAAVQQGVCGVGDSWKSRRIVLGRTKMEIKVGVWRREPAKQAGDLRCLWTWESSGERSRDTVALSPGVTAMLVLLPATMFHLLLVARSGPARLLGPPTYLPGLEELWSPQALLLLFIWLALQVALYLLPARKVAEGLELKDKSRLRYPINGFQALVLTALLVGLGVSAGLPLGALPEMLLPLAFATTLTSFIFSLLLYMKALAAPVSALAPGGNSGEKGPNEVGVRHMGCLTVPSLSVIPPGNCIYDFFLGRELNPRLGSFDFKYFCELRPGLIGWVFINLALLIQEAELRGSPSLAMWLVNAFQLLYVGDALWYEESVLTTMDIIHDGFGFMLAFGDLAWVPFTYSLQAQFLLYHPQPLGLPMALLICLIKVIGYYIFRGANSQKNTFRKNPSDPSVAGLETIPTATGRQLLVSGWWGMVRHPNYLGDLIMALAWSLPCGVSHLLPYFYLLYFTALLVHREARDEQQCLRKYGRAWQEYCKRVPYRIIPYVY
- the Tm7sf2 gene encoding delta(14)-sterol reductase TM7SF2 isoform X2, whose translation is MVRARRLLGIWRQKDGGCAGGRMSAGKDGPVLAAVQQGVCGVGDSWKSRRIVLGRTKMEIKVGVWRREPAKQAGDLRCLWTWESSGERSRDTVALSPGVTAMLVLLPATMFHLLLVARSGPARLLGPPTYLPGLEELWSPQALLLLFIWLALQVALYLLPARKVAEGLELKDKSRLRYPINGFQALVLTALLVGLGVSAGLPLGALPEMLLPLAFATTLTSFIFSLLLYMKALAAPVSALAPGGNSGNCIYDFFLGRELNPRLGSFDFKYFCELRPGLIGWVFINLALLIQEAELRGSPSLAMWLVNAFQLLYVGDALWYEESVLTTMDIIHDGFGFMLAFGDLAWVPFTYSLQAQFLLYHPQPLGLPMALLICLIKVIGYYIFRGANSQKNTFRKNPSDPSVAGLETIPTATGRQLLVSGWWGMVRHPNYLGDLIMALAWSLPCGVSHLLPYFYLLYFTALLVHREARDEQQCLRKYGRAWQEYCKRVPYRIIPYVY
- the Znhit2 gene encoding zinc finger HIT domain-containing protein 2 translates to MEPVGLCGFCPGGEALPARYTCPRCNAPYCSLRCYRAHGSCAEDFYRDQVLRELRGRSASPSRLAGALRRLREQRETEDEPEEIGLRPGPRPNGLSGLWESLSPAEKAAFERLLSRGDAGRLLPPWRPWWWGRGGGPRFMEELDRAPGRDLSEPETAPESTAPESVDDAAAVPLAEDSNAAVPPAVPSRIPALASLSRCPPSPLVRFQLPNVLFAYAHTLALYHGGDDDALLSDFCATLLDVSGALGAQQVFDSTEEALQAAAHVLEAGEHPPGPLGTRGAMQEVARILLGEGPINQKGYTLTALGHLAQTLGRARKQAVVSEERNRLYRARKKCQFLLAWTNENEVALTPLALDCARVHRAHAVTAEEMATLTGELERLWGGPVPPAPRTLIEELPG